One window of the Nitrospinota bacterium genome contains the following:
- a CDS encoding MBL fold metallo-hydrolase, translated as MAEIRVLFLGSGTSTGVPMIGCDCATCKSVNPKDKRLRSSVLMRWEDGGIERSVLIDTSTDLRQQALNNDLKRIDSVLFTHAHADHIHGIDELRSFNYLQNQIIPCYGSEHTLSRIKTMFDYIFTGTEPGGGKPRLSLHPVSGGFDLFGRRVESLPAMHGKLEVFGYRVGSVAYITDCNFIPETTLKKMEGVKLLVIGAVQISRHVTHFKIDEAIDISRRVGAEKTYLTHLNHQIKHDVVSCTLPENVFLAYDGLEKVSG; from the coding sequence ATGGCTGAAATAAGAGTGCTTTTCCTGGGAAGCGGCACATCAACGGGTGTCCCGATGATAGGATGCGATTGCGCCACATGCAAATCGGTCAACCCCAAGGACAAAAGGCTCCGATCCTCTGTTCTCATGCGGTGGGAGGATGGGGGTATTGAAAGGAGTGTGCTTATAGACACCTCTACCGACCTGCGTCAGCAGGCTTTGAACAATGACCTCAAGCGGATAGATTCAGTCCTCTTTACCCATGCACACGCCGACCATATTCATGGCATCGATGAACTCCGCAGTTTCAATTATCTGCAGAATCAGATCATCCCATGCTACGGCTCTGAACATACGCTCTCGCGCATTAAAACGATGTTCGATTATATCTTTACCGGTACGGAGCCGGGGGGAGGGAAACCGCGCCTCTCCCTGCACCCAGTTTCGGGCGGCTTCGACCTTTTCGGCAGAAGGGTGGAGTCGCTCCCAGCGATGCACGGAAAGCTCGAGGTCTTCGGGTATCGGGTTGGCTCGGTCGCGTATATAACAGACTGCAATTTCATCCCTGAAACGACTTTGAAAAAGATGGAAGGGGTGAAACTTCTGGTCATCGGCGCGGTGCAGATATCAAGGCATGTTACTCATTTCAAGATCGACGAAGCGATTGATATATCCAGGAGGGTAGGGGCCGAAAAAACCTACCTGACACATCTGAACCATCAGATAAAGCATGATGTTGTTTCTTGTACACTTCCTGAAAATGTGTTCCTTGCGTACGATGGCCTCGAAAAGGTATCGGGTTAA